The genomic window TTGCCTTCTGCGGGCCGTCTTCAGCGCCCTTGTAGATGTAAAAATAGGTTCCTTCCGAAGAAATATCATCGGCAAGAGCCTCGCTGACATCAAAAAACAGCGTATCGCGATCACGATCTTCATCTTCCTGCAGACACATGACGCCTGTAAGGGCCGGGCCAACACGGTCTTCAATATGGACAGGGAGCTCAAAGGGGGTTCCGTCGTTATTGAAACTGATAGATCCCTCTCCAGAAGCGGCACCGTCAAAATCAACTTCATCAATGTGTATCCGAACACGGTAATCAGTACGTGAAATAGCAATGTTGTCCGCGGAAAGGGTTTCATCCGTGCCGTTTACGGAGTAATTGATTTCGGTGATATGACTTTCGGTGAAGGGGTCATCGCCGCCGCGAGCTATCTCAAAAAGATAGATGATACCGTCGCCGCGTCCGTCTCCCCGGGTATCCTCAAGATATGCTTCAACAAATTCCGGGTCATTATTTCCCCGTCGATCAAAGGCAACCCACTGGTTGTACTCTTCGGGAGAGTTTGGATCATCTGCACGGTCAATGAGGTCACTCTCACTGTTAATTTTAACATGGGTAAACTCATTGAGACGTTCTGCAGGGAAAAGAGCGGTGTAAATCCCTTCACTTTCGCTTATCTCAAGGGCTTCCAAGGTGGTGCTGTCACTGTCGTTTCCGCGAAAAACCAAGGTTGGTTCTCCAGCTGCAAAGCCCGTTATGGGTTCGGTGAAAGCCAATTGAAAGGTATCCACTTGATTCTCCTGTCGTGGATCGGGTATGCGGTAGAGGGGGAGATTATCTCCATCTTCCACGGCGGGGCCCGTGCGGTCATCCACGGCATCCGTAAGCTCAGTCTTTTCTCCGTCATTGTTGAAAAACACCGTGGCTGATCCCGTGGCATCACCGGAAATGGCATCGGTATCTACCACAATAAGTACTAGCCCCTCTTCTTCTTCAATGGTTATTCGTGCATCATCGTGCTGGATGGTGACATCTTGCCCATCTATTTCGTATGAAATATGGGTGATATGGGTGTGATCAAAGGGATCATTTCCCTCTGCAATTTCAAAAAGGTAGAAGAGCTGGTCTCCCACACCATCACCTTCACTATCGCGGTGATAGGCATAAACATATTCAGGGTCATTATTACCGACACTGCGTATGGGGCGCCAGAGGTTGTATTCTTCGGCGGCATTTGGCTCATCTGCCTGGTCGCGTACAGGGCCTGCGGGGTTTATACGCACAGAATCGTAGGGGAGAACAGTGTGATGATCAAAGATGAAGGTATACACCCCTTCGTTCTCTTCTACACTACTAGTAGTGAGATGTTCTATATTCCCCTCAGTATCTTTAAAAGAGAGATGGGCATGCCCTGCGCTGAGTTCTGCAATGGGTTCGGTAAATTCCAGAACCAAAGTATCCTCTTCGGCATCAGATTCCGGCATAAAATAGGTGGGAAGTACAGCGTCGTCAATGGCAGGCCCTACACGGTCGAGTATGGGCGCATCTAAGGTTATATCCTCACTCTCTACATTATCTCCACTTCCCCATTCGAGAATATAGGAAAACCAAAATGTTGCTCCATCATCATATCCTCCCGTGAGTTCATCGGGATTACTAATAACTATTTCATTTTCTGAGGGACGCACGTCAATGGTGCCACCGTCTAAACGTGGTGCATTTTCAGGCCATGCATATTCAAGATTTTCATAGGAAAGGTCTGTGTTTGAGCCGGGGGAAAATCGGGCGATAATCCGGTCTGCCATACCGTCACCTTCCGTGTCGCGGGCAATGACAGAATCTATGCGCAGGGGATTGCGGAATGCCAGGGGGCGGTGAATAACAACGGAATTGCCCGAAGCATCACTTCCCATAAGCCAAATACGCTCTGCATCCATGCTCTCTGCAAGATCCTTTGAAACGGAAAACTCAAAAACCATCTCATTATCAGATCTTTCTTCCACAGGATCATCTACCCGTTGCCATGTACGCCATGATTCATCAATGGACCAGCGAAGATGATCCACAAGGGTTTCATCTTCCACGGTAATGCGGTAGATCTGACTCTCATTTTCTTCGTCGTATTCTTCTTCGATATTGGTGATGTAAGGATAGATTTCATCTCGTTCAAAACCGTCACAGCTTGCATCTTTTTTGGAGTAATTTCTAACTTGATCTTGAGAATCTCCCGCTGCTCGAAAATCACGCGTAAAATCGAATTTTCCTTTTACGGTACGCAAAATAGAAAGAAAGTCATATCTATAACTGATATTATCATCGGAAACAGAGGGAGCTCGTCCTGCGAGTAAGTCAAAGGCTTCATTAACAGTATTCCAAATATCCTCGCGAGTTTCGATAAATTCTCCATCATCTTCATAAAAATATCTCAGCATACCTCCGTCACCTTGCGTCGATACTGTACCATCGTCTCCAAAGAAGACATCCAACATATGTCTTCTTGATATAGGAAAGTCCAAGATCTCAATGGGCTCCCCTTCAACTGATTTTCGTGATGCATCAATAAATTGCTGAAGAACAACGTATAGATCAGGAATATAGTTGTTATTTCCCATTCCAAATCTAAAACGATCATCATTAAGCATGTTTTCAGCATACGATTGATGGCCAAACACGTTTGCTACGTTACCGATAATACCATTCATTCCTTGGTTGTAGGCAACTATCATGGCTGACAAGCCGAGATATGGGTCAGCCTCTTCTTCTTCGTAGGTTATTTCAATACCTTCTTTCCAGCAAATATCAGTGGCATGAGCAAATACATCATAATTTGCAAATAGAAATAGGCTTGAATAGAGTGCTCCATTTACGGTAGTAGCACTGTTAATACGAGTCATTCCTGAATCAGCGCGGGTATAATACGACATGAATTCATCCATATCAATACCGCTACTGGTAACATCAAGGGCAGAAGAAAGTTGTTCTGTGTACTTAGGAAAGAAATTTGGATAATAGAGGGCCCTGTCTAACCCAGAAGGGGCCTCAACATGAAACGAGGTAAATTCTGTACCATTCAGATGCTCCTCTCTTAAACTTGTTGTTCCCGAAAAGCTTTCCTTAAGGCCAATACCGATCATAACTTGCATATCAATATTTAAATATTCCTGCGCTAGGGCAATTCCTTTCCAATACATATGCTGGGATTTATCTAATTCCAGTTCTGTATTGCTCATAAAAAAGCCTTCTTCTGGAATAGCAAGCTGGAGTTGGGTTTGTCCTAACCACGTATCCATCATACCTGCAGAATACCTACCGCCACGAACCCCTAGACTATCGTAAATCTCAGGACGGTAATCCGGGTCATAAAATTCTGGTAAGTTACTTATGCTATCAAGCTCATCAATGGTGATAGGGTCTTCTGATATCGGGTCATCTGGTGTACCAGGTGACCCCGTTCGTAGTAATAGTTCTTTACTGCCTGAAACAGGCTCCATGTCAGGGGTCGCATTGCCCCAAGGATGAACTAATGATCGTGTGGAATTAGGGGTTAAGCGAGACCCGCCGGTGGGTTGTGCGTTTGTCAAGTAGTATAGATTGACTTCGTTCATGCCATTGTTTTGAGGGTAATTAAGAATCTTGAATTCACCGGAATTTACCCCGTCTGGAGTTCGTTCCCACTCCCAGCCATTATTTAAAAAACGAACGCCCCCAAGAGTCCACGACGAAGGAGTATTATTCGTGATTGACACAGCTCTTCCCGATTGAGCAACTGAGGGTACTACCTCGGCACTACCAAATGATATATACATACACAGTACCACGGAAATACGCCAGAAATTTTCTCGTACAAACGAAGTTGTCTTCCCCACCATACAAACTCCTTATAGGTAGTATCTATTATAGAAAAGGAGGTAAAAGGCTCCTTTATCCCTACCTTTAATATAATGCAAAAAAAATATTTTTCTTGTCTGAGCAGGTAAATTATGATAAAGGGGGAAAAATGCAGGGAACATTTTAAATTTGCAAAGAGTGATATTGTTCTTTCTCGGTATTCTTTTGGAAATATCAGTGGGAGCTTACTTCTGGAGTGTGATGTCGTCCCGTTGTATACACCATGCCTTGCTTTTTTTTAATAAGTGGAATCCTTGTATCTCAGATTTTTGAAAAGCACGGGAAGGAAGAAAATGGAGTATATTGAGCTAATTATCATGGAGACAAAAATAAAGAACCCAAAAGCCCTAATGGGAGGAAAACTGGAGAATATAAGAATAAGGAATCCTGCTCCGACGACCATGGTATTAAAGAGAATAACAGAGCCCTTATTAAACACTGTTTTTCGTAGGGCTCGACGGTTTTCATTACCCCGTTCACGATAATACAGAAACCCAGAGGTGAAGTGTATGGCGTAATCAATACCAATACCCAAACAGGTGTTAATTACAATGACCGTCACCGTGTTTATGGATACCCCAAAAAGGCCCATGAGGGCGTACGTTGTTATTGTAGAGAGTAATATGGGAACGGTTGTAAAAAAACCAATTTTAATTGAACGAAAGAGAAGAATTAAAACAAGGCATACAAAGATAATTGCCAAGGTGAGGGAGGTTACTTGTGTTCGAATTAGAAGGTCCAGCATGGCATTGGTAATGAGTGCCGGTCCCGCAGAGTAGGTCTCCCAGTGGGAGTAGTTGTGGCTAATATGGGCTTCTATATCGTGTGCGAGATGACGATAGTCAAAGTCAGGGTCTTCCATATTGCGGGCAACCACATTCAGGCGGATACGAGTATTATCCGCGTTTATTTGTCCGGAAAGGGCGGTGCGCAGGGTGTCGGGAAGATTGTCTCTATTTTGGAAAAGGACTCGCACGGCAGTTGATGAGAGGGGGTTGTCCGTGAGTTCCCGTGAGGTTTGTTCTACGTAGGGAAGAAGAGAAACCACGGAACCAACGGCGTCTTGCTCATTGATATAGCGGTGTATCTGTTGGAGTTCTTCCCAGGCAGAAAGATCTGTTAAGTTTCCTTCGGTGCGGGAAAGAACCACCGAGAAAAACCGCGTGCCCGAGAAGTGTTCCGAAATAAGTTTGTCCGATTGAACAATAGGGCTCTCTGCGGAAAACATAGAGATTGGATTTGTTTCAAAATAGATTTGACGAAGACCGAAAAAGGCAACACCGACAATGCAGAAGAGGGCGGCTCCATGGAGCGGGCCACTGAATATATAGTGCGTCACTACAGCGTAGAGCTTGCTTGAGGGTTTCCGTATGCGTTCTTTGCGAAATCGAACGGGGTGTTCTTTTTCATAATAGAGAAAAATGGGCAGAAGCAAGAGAGAAAAAAGCAAGGCAAGCATTACGCCGAGCCCGGTGAATATACCGAAGGTTCGTGTCCATGATATTTCTGAGAATATGAAGGAGCTAAAGCCAATAAAGGTTGTTATAGAGGTGAGTATAATGGGACGCAACAGCTCATGATAGGTGTTTTCCAAGGCCCGGTCAAAGGGCAGTTTGAGACGCCATCTTAGACGGGAAAACGTTTTTAGAAGGTGGATGGAGTCTGCCACTCCGATGGGAAAGAGTATTACCGGTATGACCGAGGTAACTACCGAGAGAGGAACTCCCAGCCATCCCATACTGCCAAAGGTCCATACAACGGCAATACAGATAACAAGAAGGGAAATAAATACGTAGAGCTTTCGTTTAAATACCAAGTAGAGAAGAAGGGTTGATATTAAGAGAGAGAGTGGTAATAGTATCGTGAAATCAATTTCCGTACGTTCACTGATAAAAAATGACATGGCCGTACCGCCCGTAATAGATGCGGTGCGATCGGTGCGACCGTCTTCTTGACGAGTTACCTCCACAGCTTTTCTAACAATGGTAGAGCGATCCACTTCAGGGTTCATTTCTAGTACAAGGGAGAATGCTCGTCCATCCTCTGATATAAGAGACCCTGCAAGATCGGGATAGGAGTTAATTCTCTGTAAGAGTTCTTCCTCTGTTTGGGTTGTATCAACAAGGGGTTCTCCAGAAATACGGGGAACAATACCGCCAACCCGCTTAGGGATATGCAGACTGCCAATGTGGGCAACACTGGAAAAGGCAGGAGCATCCGTAATTGAGAGCGTACCGTACTGTTTTCCGAAATGTTCCACCATTTCAATACGTTCATGTAGCGAATAGGGGCTGTCTTCAGGAAAGGTAAGTAAGGCGAGTAAGGTGAACGGGCTGGTAAATTCCTCTTCGAGGCGAACCAGTTGCTGGTACTCTTCCAGGTCTCGGGGGACAGATTTCATGGTGTCATTATCAATCTCGAGACGGGTCAGGCCCACCCCAAAAAAGAGGGTGCCAAGGAAAACGGCACAGGCAATGATGAGGCGATATTTGATAAGATATGCTACAATTTTATGAGTAATAGGCATTCGGTGCTACCTCAATTTGGTCTACGCCATGAAATGAACTTCTAAAATAATTGATGTGCTGCAGGGCAAAAGTAATTATCGTAATTTCAGCAAAAAGGGAGAAAACATAATGTTTCCTCCCGTACGTCATAGATATTGCAGAGCATACACTTAGAATTGAGTAGCCCACAATCCGTGCTTGTTGCAAAATTCCCGTACTTCTTGAATTTCATCTTCAATGGTAAAGGTGGCAACGGCCCGGGGGGTTTCACCACTAACGTAGGCTTCAGTGAAATCATGTCGGTAGACCTTGTCACCCGCAAGAACTTCAATAAAAAGAATATAATGTTCAGCGGTCATGGGATGATCAACATCGCCAACTTTCACGGTTACCTGATTTCCTGAACGTTCTACTACGGGAACGTGTTTCTCATTTCCCGCATCAACGGTTTTGGGAGAAAGTTGTTCCATATCTTGTCCGCAACACACAATCGATGGTTTTCCGTCCCAGAGAGACTCTACGATATTGCCGCAGATAGAACAGTAGTAGATACCTTTTTTTACAATGCTCATACAAAACACTCCTGTTGGTTAAAACTGTGTATGTTACTTTTCCCCGAAAAAGTCTTTAAGACCATCAGAGTCCGGTTTCATGGCTGTGTCACCCTTGTTCCAGTTTGCCGGACACACTTCACCATACTTTTCTGTGTATTGGAGAGCATCAACAATGCGCAATGCCTCGTCAACACTTCTTCCCAAGGGGAGGTCGTTTACAACCTGGTGTCGTACCGTACCTTCTCTGTCAATAAGAAAAAGGCCACGATACGCAATGCCGGCATCTTCAACCAACACATCAAAATCACGGGCAATATCAGCGGTTTTATCCGCTATGATCGGATATTTCACACCGGAAATACCTCCTTCAGCAACAGGGGTATTTAACCACGCGAGGTGACTAAAATGAGAGTCTGTGCTGGCTCCAATAAGCTGAACATCACGTTGTGCAAACTCGTCCAGTTTTTCATTGAAGGCATGAAGTTCCGTGGGACACACAAAGGTAAAGTCAAGTGGGTAAAAGAACAATAGAATATATTTTCCCTGGTATTGGGAAAGGGAAAAATTCTCGATAATTCTATTTTCCTGTACCGCAGTTGTGGTAAACGATGGTGCTTTTTTTCCAACAAGTACACTCATAGAAAACTCCTTTTATAGGGTGTTACACTGGTTACATATTCCTTTTACAGATAATTCGTATTCGAAAACGGTAAAGCCATCAGCAAGATCTTGTTGCGGCCCTGCGTATGAAGGGGTAAAGTCAAAAACCTGTGCACATTTACGGCAGAGAAAATGGCCATGCGGGGATGTGTTGATATCAAAGCGAAGCGATGTTTCATCTACGCCAAGGCTCTGAACGATACCCGATTTTTGAAATTGCTGAATAGTATTGTATACGGTTGTTCGCGAAAGGGTGGGGATTTCCTTTTTGAGGGCAACATACACATCGTCTACTGTAGGGTGGATTCTGTTATGAGCTAAAAAATCATAAATGGCAATCCTTTGGAGAGATGGTTTTATTCCTTTTTCCTGTAGGATGGTTGCCGCAGAATTTTTTGTCATGTAAACACTCCAAATTTGTAATCGTTACAGATAATATATATAAAAAGAAGAGGGCGCGGGAAAAGAAAAAATTATTTACCTTTTTTAAGGTGTTTCTTCGAAGGAAGTTTCTGCGCTTCAGTTCCGATGGTTTCATATACATAGTTTGCTTCAATAATTGCCTTTGGATCTATGTCAGAAACCAGGGCGCAAACGCGGTTGTAGAGAACGCGGTTTGTGATACAGTAGATTATCTTACGATTTTCCTTAGTATATCCTCCTTGGCCGTAGAGGTAGGTAAGGCGGAGGTTCAACTCTTCGATTAAGGCGGAACTTACTTTTTCAGGAATACGTGAAATAATAAAGAGCGACCGTTCGTGGCGTGAACCGTCAATTACAAAGTCAATCGTCTTTGATGAGACATATAAAAGGGCCACGGAAAACATGGCTTTCTCTAAGGAGATCATCCAAACAAGAATAAGGAGGGTGATGCCATTTACGGTGAGAAGAAACGCGCTTATTCGTATGTTAAACCGCTTTGCAAAAACCATGGCCAGCATTTCTATTCCCAAGGCACCGCCTCCCTTAATAACCAAACCAATTCCAGTGCCCAGTATTACTCCGCCATATATAAGAATAAGCACGTCACTATCAGTAACAGCAGAAGCTCCTTGAAAATAAAACATCGCCCCTGTCATGCAGAGAATTCCAAAGGCCGTTTTCAGAATAAACTCTGGGTGAAAATAGAGGAGTGAGTAGGCAGCCATAAGGGTGTTGAGTAAGAGAATGGGGATCCATAGGGAAATATCGGTAATAAATGATATGATAATGGCTAAGGAAAAGACACCACCGCCTACCAGCTCATTTGGCGCAAGAATGAGCTCGATGCTTACTGCTACGGCACATGCACCAAAGGCGATAAAGAGATAGTCCCGAATTATTTTAAGGAGTAGGTCCATTGTTCCCCCGTGGTAAGGTTTCTTCAAATATATCTTGTGGAGCTGTGCGTGCTGATATCGGTTGTGTACTATGAATGAAAAATAAATTTTGACACGGAGAAAAACCTCATATATATTATGTGCGCTTCTTTGGACAGGGGCCCATAACTCAGTTGGTTAGAGTAGCGGACTCATAATCCGTTTGTCCCAGGTTCGAGTCCTGGTGGGCCCACCATCCGTCCGCAATATAAAGAATGCTGTTGCACTTGTTATCTGGAGGCCGTGTGGACACCCAAATTCTGATAGATCTTGAAAACCTTGATAGAGAGATCGCACGGTTACAGAAATCCAAAAAGACGATTCCCCGTGAGCTTACTGAAATGGAATCTGAGCTCAGCGCTCAGAAAAGCGCCTTAGAGGAAGCTGTGGCTCATAGGAAGAATCGTGAGCTTGAGTGCGACCATGTAATTCATAGTATTGATGCAAATATGGAAGCCCTTGCAAAGAGTAACGAAAAATTATCTCAGGTAACACGTGAGCGTGAGTATGATGCGGTGCTCA from Chitinivibrio alkaliphilus ACht1 includes these protein-coding regions:
- a CDS encoding efflux RND transporter permease subunit, encoding MPITHKIVAYLIKYRLIIACAVFLGTLFFGVGLTRLEIDNDTMKSVPRDLEEYQQLVRLEEEFTSPFTLLALLTFPEDSPYSLHERIEMVEHFGKQYGTLSITDAPAFSSVAHIGSLHIPKRVGGIVPRISGEPLVDTTQTEEELLQRINSYPDLAGSLISEDGRAFSLVLEMNPEVDRSTIVRKAVEVTRQEDGRTDRTASITGGTAMSFFISERTEIDFTILLPLSLLISTLLLYLVFKRKLYVFISLLVICIAVVWTFGSMGWLGVPLSVVTSVIPVILFPIGVADSIHLLKTFSRLRWRLKLPFDRALENTYHELLRPIILTSITTFIGFSSFIFSEISWTRTFGIFTGLGVMLALLFSLLLLPIFLYYEKEHPVRFRKERIRKPSSKLYAVVTHYIFSGPLHGAALFCIVGVAFFGLRQIYFETNPISMFSAESPIVQSDKLISEHFSGTRFFSVVLSRTEGNLTDLSAWEELQQIHRYINEQDAVGSVVSLLPYVEQTSRELTDNPLSSTAVRVLFQNRDNLPDTLRTALSGQINADNTRIRLNVVARNMEDPDFDYRHLAHDIEAHISHNYSHWETYSAGPALITNAMLDLLIRTQVTSLTLAIIFVCLVLILLFRSIKIGFFTTVPILLSTITTYALMGLFGVSINTVTVIVINTCLGIGIDYAIHFTSGFLYYRERGNENRRALRKTVFNKGSVILFNTMVVGAGFLILIFSSFPPIRAFGFFIFVSMIISSIYSIFFLPVLFKNLRYKDSTY
- a CDS encoding desulfoferrodoxin family protein — protein: MSIVKKGIYYCSICGNIVESLWDGKPSIVCCGQDMEQLSPKTVDAGNEKHVPVVERSGNQVTVKVGDVDHPMTAEHYILFIEVLAGDKVYRHDFTEAYVSGETPRAVATFTIEDEIQEVREFCNKHGLWATQF
- a CDS encoding peroxiredoxin, with amino-acid sequence MSVLVGKKAPSFTTTAVQENRIIENFSLSQYQGKYILLFFYPLDFTFVCPTELHAFNEKLDEFAQRDVQLIGASTDSHFSHLAWLNTPVAEGGISGVKYPIIADKTADIARDFDVLVEDAGIAYRGLFLIDREGTVRHQVVNDLPLGRSVDEALRIVDALQYTEKYGEVCPANWNKGDTAMKPDSDGLKDFFGEK
- a CDS encoding Fur family transcriptional regulator, which encodes MTKNSAATILQEKGIKPSLQRIAIYDFLAHNRIHPTVDDVYVALKKEIPTLSRTTVYNTIQQFQKSGIVQSLGVDETSLRFDINTSPHGHFLCRKCAQVFDFTPSYAGPQQDLADGFTVFEYELSVKGICNQCNTL
- a CDS encoding YitT family protein gives rise to the protein MDLLLKIIRDYLFIAFGACAVAVSIELILAPNELVGGGVFSLAIIISFITDISLWIPILLLNTLMAAYSLLYFHPEFILKTAFGILCMTGAMFYFQGASAVTDSDVLILIYGGVILGTGIGLVIKGGGALGIEMLAMVFAKRFNIRISAFLLTVNGITLLILVWMISLEKAMFSVALLYVSSKTIDFVIDGSRHERSLFIISRIPEKVSSALIEELNLRLTYLYGQGGYTKENRKIIYCITNRVLYNRVCALVSDIDPKAIIEANYVYETIGTEAQKLPSKKHLKKGK